In Denticeps clupeoides chromosome 1, fDenClu1.1, whole genome shotgun sequence, a single window of DNA contains:
- the LOC114786195 gene encoding uncharacterized protein LOC114786195 translates to MQRWHPCLNPQPWRLVGQPYLELRELANNLFGLLKNGLQAFNNVSDMLLSVKADIVPAGSWIFNDIRQQIVNMKEWMEKAEGEVSRELRKLDVETERLTAEQRDIEEQKKQREGEIETFKITLLSHKNSLEQYTQALETERRNLKTAKDTLEDMRQKRDHAQTVRDVGIGLFAIPIVGWIAGAVMVGVGQTDMDRASDAVEEAAKEVHKCHCQVSLYTNNVSEYESLIHEARLDILRAETRILELKVKLDSVSLKRGMVADIQAKVRKADHQVGVLCGVGSCVELQTRHLILLEPVMKVMEEMISALGRITGEDLLNGEGLTGLMSHMKMNHEKFKQLAAANPNLPMIDF, encoded by the exons ATGCAAAGATGGCACCCATGTTTGAACCCTCAACCTTGGAG GCTTGTTGGACAGCCGTACCTGGAGTTGAGGGAACTGGCCAACAATTTGTTTGGTCTGCTGAAAAATGGACTCCAGGCCTTCAATAACGTGTCAGATATGCTCCTCAGTGTGAAGGCCGACATCGTCCCAGCCGGAAGCTGGATCTTTAATGACATCAGACAACAGATCGTGAACATGAAGGAGTGGATGGAAAAGGCGGAAGGAGAAGTCAGTCGAGAGCTTCGGAAGCTGGACGTGGAGACCGAGCGTCTCACAGCAGAACAGCGTGATATAGAGGAGCAGAAAAAGCAGAGAGAGGGCGAGATAGAGACCTTCAAAATAACGCTGCTGTCACACAAAAATAGTTTAGAGCAATACACCCAGGCCctagagacagagagaagaaaccTGAAGACAGCGAAAGACACTCTAGAAGACATGAGACAGAAGAGAGATCATGCACAGACAGTAAGGGATGTTGGGATTGGACTTTTTGCAATTCCAATTGTGGGATGGATTGCCG GGGCAGTTATGGTTGGAGTTGGCCAGACAGACATGGACAGGGCCTCTGATGCTGTGGAAGAGGCTGCGAAGGAGGTCCATAAATGTCACTGTCAGGTTAGCTTGTACACCAACAACGTGTCTGAGTACGAGTCCTTAATTCATGAAGCTCGTCTTGACATCTTAAGAGCTGAAACGAGGATTTTAGAGTTGAAGGTCAAACTGGACAGCGTCTCGCTGAAGCGAGGGATGGTTGCTGATATCCAAGCTAAAGTTAGAAAGGCCGACCATCAGGTGGGGGTCCTGTGTGGGGTGGGGTCCTGTGTGGAGCTGCAAACACGGCACCTGATCCTGCTGGAGCCAGTGATGAAGGTGATGGAGGAGATGATATCTGCACTGGGTCGAATCACTGGAGAAGACCTGCTGAACGGAGAAGGCCTGACGGGCTTGATGTCGCACATGAAGATGAATCATGAAAAATTTAAACAGCTGGCTGCTGCTAATCCGAATTTGCCAATGATTGATTTCTAA